Proteins found in one Rhodobacteraceae bacterium D3-12 genomic segment:
- a CDS encoding CocE/NonD family hydrolase, translating to MSDRNALREIEELPDLGIVMSDGCRLSARVWRPVDAGEAPVPVILEYLPYRKRDGTAARDALTHPYFARRGYACVRVDMRGNGDSDGVMLDEYTAQELEDGCEVIAWLAAQPWCSGSVGMMGISWGGFNGLQVAAMQPEALKAVITLCSTVDRYADDIHYKGGCLLNENLGWGATMWAYSSRPPDPALREDWRALWMQRLEAEPFLPVTWLGHQRRDDYWKHGSVCEDFSAIKAKVLAVGGWGDAYKNTVAEVVAHLPGAKGIVGPWVHKYPHFAVPEPRIGFLQEALRWWDRWLKGIETGVEDEPGYRAYLMDGVRPRTWYEERAGRWIVGDGPETAHEVWPLGAAGALGGEGAANAVVASPAHCGMAAGEYCAIWLGPEMPGDQRPDDAFSAVWRSAPLGQPRDIVGAPMVRLRLSSDTPQGQIAVRLTHIHPDGASTRITYGLLNLSRRNGMDKSVPMVPGQVEEIEVTLDQIAYRVPERHQIAVAVSSAYWPLIWPSPEAGALRIVEGALHLPVREGQGAGDECRFEPPDAAEPWAVEALRPAQNSRVVETDMSSGIVRLNIEDDFGLRRDLGHGLISGGKAREQWDIHPDDPLSARGKTHWTEEIAREGVALRSETYAEMWADETFFHLTARLEAYENDTLVFEKDVKEQIKRDGV from the coding sequence ATGTCTGACAGGAACGCGCTTAGAGAGATCGAGGAGTTGCCCGATCTGGGAATTGTGATGAGCGATGGGTGTCGTTTGTCGGCGCGGGTTTGGCGGCCCGTGGATGCCGGGGAGGCTCCGGTGCCCGTGATCCTTGAGTATCTTCCCTATCGCAAGCGGGATGGGACGGCGGCGCGGGATGCGTTGACGCATCCGTATTTTGCGCGCCGTGGATATGCCTGTGTGCGGGTTGATATGCGCGGTAATGGCGACAGCGACGGTGTGATGCTGGATGAATATACCGCGCAGGAACTGGAAGACGGCTGCGAGGTGATTGCATGGCTTGCGGCGCAGCCGTGGTGCAGCGGGTCGGTGGGCATGATGGGCATCAGTTGGGGCGGCTTCAACGGCCTGCAGGTGGCCGCGATGCAGCCCGAGGCGTTGAAGGCGGTGATCACGCTGTGTTCGACCGTGGACCGCTATGCCGATGACATTCATTACAAGGGCGGCTGTTTGCTGAATGAAAACCTCGGCTGGGGGGCGACGATGTGGGCCTATTCCAGTCGTCCGCCGGACCCGGCGCTGCGCGAGGATTGGCGGGCGTTGTGGATGCAGCGGCTGGAGGCCGAGCCGTTTTTGCCGGTGACGTGGTTGGGGCATCAGCGGCGCGATGATTATTGGAAGCACGGCTCGGTCTGTGAGGATTTCAGCGCGATCAAGGCGAAGGTTCTGGCCGTGGGGGGCTGGGGCGATGCGTATAAAAACACGGTGGCGGAGGTGGTGGCGCATCTGCCGGGGGCGAAGGGTATCGTCGGGCCTTGGGTGCATAAGTATCCGCATTTCGCCGTGCCGGAGCCGCGGATCGGGTTCTTGCAGGAGGCGCTGCGCTGGTGGGATCGCTGGTTGAAGGGGATCGAGACCGGGGTGGAGGATGAGCCGGGGTATCGCGCCTATTTGATGGACGGGGTGCGGCCACGGACGTGGTATGAAGAGAGGGCCGGGCGGTGGATTGTCGGCGACGGGCCGGAAACGGCGCATGAGGTTTGGCCTTTGGGCGCGGCGGGTGCGTTGGGGGGCGAAGGCGCGGCAAATGCGGTTGTGGCGTCGCCCGCCCATTGCGGCATGGCGGCGGGGGAATATTGCGCGATCTGGCTGGGGCCGGAGATGCCGGGAGACCAGCGGCCCGATGATGCGTTTTCCGCTGTCTGGCGGTCGGCGCCATTGGGGCAGCCGCGTGATATTGTCGGGGCGCCGATGGTGCGGTTGCGGTTGAGCAGCGACACGCCGCAGGGGCAGATTGCCGTGCGGTTGACCCACATCCACCCGGACGGGGCGAGCACAAGGATCACCTATGGCCTGTTGAATTTGTCGCGTCGCAATGGCATGGACAAGAGCGTGCCGATGGTGCCGGGGCAGGTTGAAGAGATCGAGGTGACGCTGGATCAGATCGCCTATCGCGTGCCGGAGAGGCATCAGATTGCCGTTGCGGTGTCGAGCGCTTATTGGCCGCTGATCTGGCCCTCGCCGGAGGCGGGCGCGTTGCGGATCGTCGAAGGTGCCCTGCATTTGCCGGTGCGAGAGGGTCAGGGCGCGGGCGATGAATGCCGGTTTGAGCCGCCCGACGCGGCGGAGCCTTGGGCGGTTGAGGCGTTGCGCCCGGCGCAGAACAGCCGCGTGGTTGAGACAGATATGAGCAGCGGGATCGTGCGTCTGAATATCGAGGATGACTTTGGTTTGCGCCGCGATCTGGGACACGGGTTGATCAGTGGCGGCAAGGCGCGGGAGCAGTGGGACATCCACCCGGACGACCCGTTGAGTGCGCGCGGAAAAACCCATTGGACCGAAGAAATCGCGCGGGAGGGTGTTGCGCTTCGCAGTGAGACATATGCGGAGATGTGGGCGGACGAGACGTTTTTTCACCTTACGGCGCGACTGGAAGCATATGAAAATGATACACTCGTGTTTGAAAAGGACGTAAAAGAACAGATCAAGCGCGATGGCGTATGA
- a CDS encoding ABC transporter substrate-binding protein has protein sequence MTDQLDYLKVRAAMGRITRREFMGRAAALGVTAAAANVMLAGAVRAAGPQKGGTLRMGLQGGSTTDSLDPALATNQVALMLNRIWGEPLVELSDDGGVEGKVAESWEGSADAGTWTFTIRNGITFSNGQSVTAQDVVDTVERHTGEDSKSGALGIVKGIKKATAEGNKVTFELDGPNADFPFLIGDYHLIIQPGGGKDAPDATIGTGPYIIKDAEMGVRFVAEKNPNYWGDIGHAETLELIVINDNTARVAALQSGQVDIIDRVPPRTAGLVARAPNITVSRTAGPGHYVFIARTNASPFDNNDVRMALKYGINRQEMVDKVLFGYGSVGNDTPINSSYPFYTEFDQREYDPDKAMHHLKKSGHDGGILLRTSDNSFPGAPDAAALFQQSCASAGIQLDVKREPNDGYWSEVWNKQPFCTSYWGGRPTQDQMFTTAYLSTADWNDTAFNNEQFDQLLLAARAELDGAKRTQMYADMGTIVRDEGGLICPMFNDFVDAHSDRIDGWVEGAKGFALMNSYAPLKMWVKA, from the coding sequence ATGACTGACCAACTCGACTATCTGAAAGTGCGAGCGGCGATGGGCCGGATCACGCGACGTGAGTTTATGGGCCGCGCGGCGGCTTTGGGCGTGACGGCGGCGGCGGCGAATGTGATGCTGGCCGGTGCGGTGCGCGCGGCGGGCCCGCAAAAGGGCGGCACGCTTCGCATGGGGCTTCAGGGTGGGTCGACCACCGACAGCCTTGATCCGGCGCTGGCGACGAACCAAGTTGCCTTGATGCTGAACCGGATTTGGGGTGAGCCGCTGGTTGAGCTGTCGGATGATGGCGGCGTTGAGGGCAAGGTTGCCGAGAGCTGGGAAGGGTCGGCCGATGCGGGCACATGGACCTTTACCATTCGCAACGGCATCACCTTTTCCAACGGCCAGTCGGTCACCGCGCAGGACGTGGTGGACACGGTTGAGCGCCACACCGGCGAGGATTCGAAATCCGGCGCGCTGGGTATCGTCAAGGGGATCAAGAAGGCCACTGCCGAGGGCAACAAGGTCACCTTTGAGCTTGACGGGCCGAATGCTGACTTCCCGTTCCTGATTGGCGATTACCACCTGATCATCCAGCCCGGCGGTGGCAAGGATGCACCGGACGCGACGATCGGCACAGGGCCGTATATCATCAAGGACGCCGAGATGGGCGTGCGGTTCGTTGCCGAGAAGAACCCCAACTATTGGGGTGATATCGGCCATGCGGAGACGCTTGAGCTTATCGTGATCAATGACAACACGGCGCGGGTTGCGGCGTTGCAGTCGGGTCAGGTTGACATCATCGACCGGGTGCCGCCGCGCACCGCCGGTCTTGTTGCACGCGCGCCCAATATCACCGTGTCGCGGACAGCCGGTCCGGGCCACTACGTGTTCATCGCGCGCACCAACGCGTCACCGTTTGACAACAACGACGTGCGGATGGCGTTGAAATACGGGATCAACCGTCAGGAGATGGTGGACAAGGTACTGTTTGGCTATGGCTCGGTCGGGAACGACACGCCGATCAACTCGTCCTATCCGTTCTATACCGAGTTCGATCAGCGCGAGTATGATCCGGACAAGGCGATGCACCACCTGAAGAAATCCGGCCATGATGGCGGTATTTTGCTGCGCACCTCCGACAACTCGTTCCCCGGTGCGCCGGATGCGGCGGCGCTGTTCCAGCAAAGCTGTGCCAGCGCGGGTATCCAGTTGGATGTCAAGCGCGAGCCGAACGATGGCTATTGGTCGGAAGTGTGGAACAAGCAACCGTTCTGCACCAGCTATTGGGGCGGTCGCCCGACGCAGGACCAGATGTTTACCACGGCATATCTGTCCACCGCGGATTGGAACGACACGGCGTTCAACAATGAGCAGTTCGACCAGCTTCTTCTTGCGGCGCGGGCCGAGTTGGACGGCGCCAAACGGACGCAGATGTATGCCGACATGGGCACGATTGTGCGCGACGAAGGCGGCTTGATCTGTCCGATGTTCAACGACTTTGTCGATGCGCATTCCGACCGGATCGACGGCTGGGTCGAAGGGGCGAAGGGCTTTGCTCTGATGAACTCCTATGCGCCTCTGAAAATGTGGGTGAAAGCCTGA
- a CDS encoding ABC transporter permease → MASPVLRLLAQRIALSLILLLLISALIFAGTVVLPGDVAQSILGQSATEQSLANLRDELGLNEPALSRYLSWLGAAVQGDLGTALTSGQEIAPILGSRLKNTLFLAFWAAAISVPLAIFLGLLAVRFRDRWPDKLISGVTLASISVPEFLIAYVLMFFVGVKFRIFMPTAVGFRPDADLFTKLEAIALPVTVLTLVVLAHMMRMTRAAILNVMQSAYIETAELKGLTMFKIIWRHAFPNAIAPVVNVVMLNLAYLVVGVVVIEVVFVYPGMGQYLVDHVSKRDVPVVQACGLVFAAVYIGLNMVADIVAILSNPRLRHPK, encoded by the coding sequence ATGGCATCGCCAGTCCTAAGACTTTTGGCTCAGCGCATTGCGCTGAGCCTCATCCTTCTTTTGTTAATTTCTGCGCTGATCTTTGCCGGGACTGTTGTTCTTCCCGGAGATGTGGCGCAATCCATTCTCGGACAATCTGCGACCGAACAATCGCTGGCCAATCTACGCGATGAGCTGGGGCTGAACGAGCCGGCGCTGTCGCGATACCTGTCTTGGCTGGGGGCGGCGGTTCAGGGCGATTTGGGCACGGCCCTGACATCGGGTCAGGAGATCGCGCCGATCCTTGGGTCGCGATTGAAGAACACGCTTTTCCTTGCCTTTTGGGCGGCAGCGATTTCGGTGCCATTGGCGATTTTCCTTGGTCTGCTGGCGGTGCGGTTTCGCGACCGGTGGCCCGACAAGTTGATTTCAGGGGTAACGCTGGCGTCGATTTCGGTGCCTGAGTTCCTGATCGCCTATGTCTTGATGTTTTTTGTTGGCGTGAAGTTTAGGATTTTCATGCCAACGGCGGTGGGTTTTCGCCCGGACGCGGATTTGTTTACCAAGCTTGAGGCGATTGCCCTGCCGGTAACGGTTCTGACGCTGGTGGTGTTGGCGCATATGATGCGGATGACGCGGGCGGCGATTTTGAACGTGATGCAATCGGCCTATATCGAGACGGCCGAGTTGAAGGGTCTGACCATGTTCAAGATCATCTGGCGGCACGCGTTTCCCAACGCGATTGCGCCGGTGGTCAATGTGGTGATGCTGAACCTTGCGTATCTGGTTGTTGGCGTTGTCGTGATCGAGGTGGTGTTCGTTTATCCCGGCATGGGGCAATACCTTGTGGATCATGTGAGCAAGCGGGATGTGCCGGTGGTGCAGGCCTGTGGGCTTGTCTTTGCGGCCGTATACATCGGGCTTAACATGGTGGCGGATATTGTTGCGATCCTCTCCAATCCACGGTTGAGGCATCCGAAATGA
- a CDS encoding ABC transporter permease, whose protein sequence is MKNIPFAAMVGLFFTALYFTIAILAPWIAPYGMAEVVGGVWEPSSSKHLLGTDNIGRDLLTRMIYGGRTTIFIATMATIISFTTGAILGFLAAVAGGWFDQLLSRFVDLIMSIPSLIFALVVLSVMPVTIPVLVLVMGFLDSTRVFRLARAVAVDINVMDFVEAAKLRGEGRGWVIFREILPNALSPLVAEMGLRFIFMVLFISTLSFLGLGIQPPEADWGGIVKENADGINYGIGAALYPAIAIATLAISVNLVADWILNRTTSLKGGRG, encoded by the coding sequence ATGAAGAATATTCCCTTTGCCGCGATGGTCGGCCTGTTCTTTACCGCGCTTTATTTCACGATCGCCATTCTGGCGCCGTGGATTGCGCCTTATGGCATGGCCGAGGTGGTTGGCGGTGTCTGGGAGCCATCAAGCTCCAAGCATCTGCTCGGTACGGATAACATTGGGCGCGATTTGCTGACGCGGATGATTTACGGCGGCCGGACGACGATTTTCATTGCCACTATGGCGACGATCATTAGCTTCACCACGGGGGCGATCCTTGGGTTTTTGGCGGCGGTGGCCGGGGGCTGGTTTGATCAGCTTTTGAGCCGGTTCGTTGATCTTATCATGTCGATCCCGTCGTTGATTTTCGCGTTGGTTGTTTTGTCGGTGATGCCGGTGACGATCCCGGTGTTGGTGTTGGTCATGGGCTTTTTGGACAGCACGCGGGTGTTCCGTTTGGCGCGGGCCGTGGCGGTGGACATCAACGTGATGGATTTTGTCGAGGCGGCGAAGCTGCGCGGGGAGGGTCGCGGATGGGTGATCTTCCGCGAGATCCTGCCCAATGCATTGTCGCCGCTGGTGGCAGAGATGGGCTTGCGGTTTATCTTTATGGTGCTGTTCATTTCCACGCTGAGTTTCCTTGGGCTGGGTATTCAGCCGCCTGAGGCGGACTGGGGCGGAATCGTGAAAGAGAATGCGGATGGCATCAACTATGGCATCGGGGCCGCGCTTTATCCGGCGATTGCGATTGCGACGCTGGCGATCAGCGTGAACCTTGTGGCGGATTGGATTTTGAACCGGACCACGAGTTTGAAAGGGGGCCGGGGATGA